Part of the Amblyomma americanum isolate KBUSLIRL-KWMA chromosome 7, ASM5285725v1, whole genome shotgun sequence genome, ATTCTTTCTTATGTAGGATCGCTGCTAAAACGATACGCTGCACTGAATGCCTCATTTCGCAGCGGAAATCTCCTGTGCTGAGAATGACTGCAACGCAGTGTCATCAAGGCGGAACGTGGTCATTCTTTAAGCCCTCTTTAAGTGACCATTATGTATGATTTCGCACTTTTGTTTTCCACATAATTCCTGCAATGTTTCTTGTCGCGTCATCAGAACAGCTGCTGCAAGCCGCTGCAATACATTTCACATTTGATCGAATGAACTGCCTTGGCGACGGTTCACTGCAGAAGTGCTTGCGCTTGCTTCAgcttaaatataaaaaaaaacaaggctgcACAAGGCCTCAGAAAACCAGCCTACCTTCTTTCAGAGCCAGGATAATAGGGCAGTTCTATTTCAATTCTATTCTAATattgtttttcccgttgttcaaCTTTGGATGCAGCGACATTACACGCCGTATTCGCTCTTCAttattcatcatcaccatcatcatcctcatcaacctgactacgcccactgcagggcaaaggcctctcccaagtttctccaattaaccgtgtcgtTTGGCAGCTTCGCCCACCGTTtccccgcaaacttgttaatctcatccgaacacctaactttctgccaacccctgctacgcttggcttctcttctaatccactcctttacccttaagtTCCAGCGGTTATCGCGCCtgcgcattgcatgccctgcccaagcccatttcttcctcttgatttcgactaggatgtcattaacacgagtttgtaccctcacccactccgcccgcttccgagCCGTCTCTTCAGCCTCTGACGAATagccagaaaaacaaaaaatgcgaTTCGAATAAAATTACACCGACCCAGCTCTCCGTTCGCATGTCAAACACTAAAGTCGCTCTATTTGCTAAAACTCCCCAACAAGTTTACAAGGAAAGCAACAACACGAGCGCGAAGCTACATATCACGGGCTCAGCGCCAGCGTACTCGGCTTCGGATGCACCGAACTCGGCGGACTCTCCGCCGCTGGCGACGGCGATGTGGCCGAGTCGGCCACGACGTTGCTCTCCAACGCGATCGCCGACGACTCGACGGCGGGcgaagacgaagacgacggcTGCTGGGCGTGCGGGTAGATGGCGGCCATTTGCGAGAAGTAGGAGCAGGGGAAGGGCGCCATCATGGGCGCGAACCTCGTGAACGGGAATGACGCGAAGCCCACACCTCCCGGACCGGCCGCGGCGCCGGCCCAGAGGGCCAGCGCGGCTGCCTGCGGCTGGAAAGCGGctacggctgcggctgcggctgctgcagccGCGGCGGCGGTTGTCGTCTGCTCGGCCAGGTGCTGTTGGGATGCAACGTGTGGAAGACCGTTGCACTCGGCATCGGCCGAGGATGACGTCACTTCGGCCTCCAGGCTCGATTCTTGTTCCTGCTTTGCCAGGCCTGGGAAACGATTGGAGCGCAGGAAATACGTAGGCGTGAAGTGAAAACAGATTAAGGAAATTCTTACCTAATTACGAACGCCGTAGGGCATCTAGATTATCAGGTTAACTTCAGTACATGTTGTAACCTTAAACCCAACGTGATCCTTCTGATATTAAGTGTGTCGAAATTTAGACATTCAGCACTAAGAGGAGAAGGTGTAAAAAACTTTACAGggtccaaaaaaaaagaagtgtgggTCTTGATACTAGATAGGGCTCCTAATAGACCAGGAGCCCTCTGACTCCTGCTTCGCGTCTGATCTGCTGATAGATAGATCGACGTGAAATCTAGGTGCCTAATAGCAGCTTGTATCAGCTGTAAAATAATTATTTTTAGTTTTCTTTGCGCTGATTTTCAAGTGACCTCCTTGCGTGGAAAACTCGTGAAGGTACCTATTTATCAGGGAGCATACAAAACGCGACATCTCTGGATTTGTTTCACGAGTGAAACTTCCGGTATGTTGACAACAAttgtacgaaaaaagaaaaatcactgACACAGCGACCTTCCAATGATACAAAATGCCCGGGCACCTCACGGTGGGTACTTCCTGAGGGCCGCATCAATTTTCGAGAGGCGGACCCGCGAGCACCGGTCTGCACTGCTATCAGTGGACACAAATCTAAATTCGTTTTCCCTCTATTCAAGAGCCACTCGACACGTCATTTTATTTGCGGCGAGAGATTCCCGGGGGACAGGATCGATCTCCCCAACGCACCATGATAAGCCCGCAGGATGGCTTGCTGGTTTCTATCCATAGCACCCTCtctcttctgccacaagtgctgaGAGCAAAGAACCCCAAAAAAGGGAGccaagaaaagtaaaaaaagatgACCGCTGAAGCGGCGTGGTTGAAAAAGTCAACGCTGGACGGACAAAGTGCCCTCCGGGAATTCTCCCTCATACCTCCCGCGGGCCTCGtcctggaaaaaaataaaaaaataacggcaGAAAGTAAAGATGAAAAGCGGTGCCTTGAGTAGGGGAGCGTTGGCTTTCACACAACACAACGGGATAAGAGGGTAAGGCATACAGCACCCCTAGGGGTGTACACTGGGCGCCCTCTGGAAGCAGGAGGGGGAAGAGATTAACCGCGTTTTTGTCGTCAGCTTCCAATCGCCATGAAATGAGCCGTCCGTGAGGCCGCGGAGCGTGACACCTATCGCTGCCGCCACAACGTGGCGCTAGCAGCAGCAGCCATAATCACGGTTGGCGCGTGCGCGCTACGCGCGGCGCACCGCCGCCGCGCACCGTCGGTGGCGCGTGGCGCCTCTCGCGGGCGAGGGGGAGAACTAATTGAATTCTCGTCTGGCCAGCTCCGCACAGATGGAGAGGGTCGCGTCGCAGCAGCTCTTGTGGAAAACTGGCTTTGACGAGCTGCTTATGGGGCGCGCGGCGCTGTCATAAACGGCGCGTATATAACGACACACCGTTCATCGTGTGTCGACATCAAGTTATCTCTGTGTGGCTAGTGGAGAACGAGGGATGAGAGTGAGGAGACCAGAGTGCATCGTGGCTGCTTGGGCGCATAGTTTCGTGCGCTTAATGTCCACTGGAGTAAGGAAACTGACCACAGGTGCTTATGGGCCGGCACGCTTCGTTAACCACTCGAGATGGCCAGGGGGCGCTTTTTACGAGGTGTTCGCGGACAGAAGCACTTAGCAGCGCCTTTAGTGCTCGTTGGCGGTGGTCATGACGACGTCTACAGATGACGTTGGTTTTGCAAAGTTGTTAATGTTTTGCCGCCGCATTACGAACATAAGGGAAGTCGTGCAGCTGGCCGCCTCTCCCGGACGTGAGGTTTCATGCCCATATGACTAGAGCAGTTAATCCTAGGCTTCCGATCTACAAACTTTACAAACTGCCCTTTTTATGAACTGTATGGATGTGACGTCAGCAGTGAAGTTATTCGTCCATGTGGCCAGCGAGAGACAAAAAACCTGCTGTGGCgtgaacatcatcatcagcctgactacatccactgcatggcaaaggcatctcccatgtctctccaattaaccctgtcctttgccagctgcttccaccctgtgcctgcaaacttcctaatctcatcggcccacctaaccttcccccgtcccctgctatgcttgccttctattagaatccactccgttacccttaaggaccagcgattatcttgccttcgcattacattacctgcccaagcccatttcttcctcttgacttcgactaggatgtcattaacccgtgttccctcacccactctggccacttaacgttacacctatcatttttctttccatggctcgctgcgttgtctctaacttaagcagaacccttttcgttagcctccacgtttcttccccgtaggtgagtaccggtaagatacagctgttgtagacttttctcttgggggatattggtaacctgctattcatgatctgagagaacctgccatatgcgctccaccccattcttatccttctagttatttccctctcatgatccggatcagctgtcactacctgccctaagtagacgaattcctttaccacttccagcatctcattgccaattgtgaactgccgtttccttgctagactgtagaacattactttggttttctgcatgttaatttttagacccaacgtactgatctgtctgtctaactcattgatcatgatttgcagttcatatcctgagtgactcagcaaggcaatgtcatcagcgaatcgcaaattatttaggtattctccattaactcttatccccaactgttcccaattctggcctcggaatacctcctgtaaacaggcggtgaatagcattggcgacatcgtgtccccttgcctgacgcctttccttattggaattttattgctgactttatggatgactatggtagctgtacagctcatatatatatatatatatatatatatatatatatatatatatatatatatatatatatatatatatatatatatatatatatatatatatatatatatatatatatatatatatatatatatatatatatatatatcttccaggatTTTGACGTAAGGCTCATTGACACCcagattccgcaatgcctgtatgactgctgaggtttccactgattcaaatgctttctcataatcaatgaagactatatataggggttggttatattctgtacatttctctatcatctgattgatagtgtgaatatggtccactgtggaatatcctttacgaaagcctgcctgatcgtttggttgattaaagtctaaggttgtcctgactctattagctattaccttagtaaataccttttaggcaacggatagtaagctgatcggtctgcaatttttcaagtctttggcgtctcctttcttctAAATTAAGagtatatttgcgttcttccaagcttctggtacggtcgaggtcataagacattgcgtatgcagtttggctagtttttctagcagaatctcccctccgtctttcaacagatctgctgttacctgatcctcaccagctgctttgccCTTTGCATTGCCCttaatgctttctttatttcctctttcgtttctggcgggatgacgcattgctgtgcgctactgtctccatcAGCAACgtcctgattgcattggctactgtatagatttgtgtagaactcttcggctattttaactatcttatccatattgctaatgacattgccctccttgtctcttaacgcatacatctggtttttacctatgcctagtttcctcttcaccgcttttaggctacctccgttctttagagcatgctcgagtctctccatattaaacttccttatgtcggccaccttgcgcttatttattaacttcgatagctctgctagttctatacTATCTGTATGGTTAGACGCCCTCaagctttgacgtttcttaatcagatctttcgcctcctgagatagcttgccggtaccctgtcgagccgtcctaccgcctacttctactgcgcactgcgtGAACATACTAACTTATTACACAAGGACGACCTTCTTCTATTTAAGCATCGCAAGTCTTTCGCTGTTAGGTGTCCGccatgggaggggggggggggggggagaacactCCTGTGACAAAATTGGTATAGAAAAGGTTTCTACAAGTTTGTGTGCCTCCGTTGTTTACCGTAATATTCATTAATGAAAAAATATAGAAGGAAACGgtgaaaaaagaaatgacgccaaTATAACACGTTGCACGTCGTGGAAGAAAGCTTACATGCTGCGCCTTTCGGCGatctttcctttaacttgtgCCGGAATGAATGGAGCGGGATAATTTCTGTGTGCAGGTGCTAATCCAGGTAGCCATCATCATCGCGTCCCCGCAGGCGTTTTGAGGAAATGTGAGTTGTATGACCTCAGACTTACAGAAAACTTTCTGGCAACTGCCGAGCAACAACTGTAAACAAAAAATAACCAATATAATAAGAACAAGGCAGAAAAGCATATGGTAAGTGCCTGTTATTTTGCAGCTTCAGATCAAGCTGGCCAAGCCTTGAGATATGAGGATGCTATAAGCAGAATGCTAGCATTGAAAGATGGCTGGATAACCTAATTTCAAAGGGACGCCTATTTACATTCTCTGTAGAGTATGCGATAtaattagaagctgttgatgcctgtACATCAACAGCTTTAATCATTTTCTCATTCTTTGATGATTATGTTTGCGGACCCCTGCACGTCTGCCTGCACACAACCAGACATCTCTCGGTGTCCTCTACCCATGGCGGTTAGGTATTTCCCTGAAGGTGTCTAGGGGCGGCGACACGGAAGAAATGAAGACAGATCTAAACGTACAGTTGTCACCTCCTGTCCTGGGAATGTATACatatgaccgacgacgcattcTTTTCCCGATGAGGTTTCTAATACCAACGCATTAAAATAATAGGAAACGACGCTGATAAATAGCGCCCTCTCACCTTTAGGATGGTGTGTCGACGTGCCGCTCGCGTTAACGTCATCCGCGTTCCAAGGCGTTCTCCTGGCGGAGGTCTTTGACCTGCCGGTTGTGGCGTCGCCTGGTTTTTTGAGGATTTCCTCGATGGAGTAGGAGGTGACGCCCTTGCTGCTTGCGCTAGGCCGCCTCCTGGACGTCGCTTGCTCGTCTGAGGAGTCCTGGTCTTCCCCGTCATCCTCAGAGTCGACCTCGTTCGATTCTCTGCGTGCACACAGAGAAGAAAGTCAGTGATTGGCCGCTGATTCCACGTGGTATCGGCTCTGCCTACGTTTATTTCTAAACCTAATAGCGTGCAGATTTCGGCCCATTGGTTATTCATCGCTGGCAAACAGAGCGAAAACactgaagtgaagtgaagtgtcGAGGCATTTTCATTTCAAATTATATTGACGTTAAGAATTTTAAGAGCGACAAGCACGTAAGTACAGTTAATATACCACTCTTTTAGTTATGACACCTACTTGTTTTTCAAGTAGCACTTCCTTCCAGTCCCTAATAGTCAAGAAGGAAGTCTTATCATCTGAGAAGTTGCAGGAGATGTGTTATAAATGTTGGACTAATGCTGAAATACGAATTCAAAGCGTATGTTACGGGAAGTCGTCACAGCAGTGGGAGGAGCTGAGTGGGATATGACCTACGCCATCACTTTTAACTTAACTGGGTTCAGGCCACTCAGCGTGATGCGTTGCCATGCGCCTTCCAGGGACGTCAAGGGTGACGCCATTACAACCCTCCTACGTTTCTTTTTATGGTTACCGCAGTTACCACACTCCGGTTATGCCGACTACTACTACAACAACGGCGCACAACCCAAGAGGCGGGCCTTTAACAACTATCGCTGTAGAAACACGGCGCCAATTCAGGGTGGTTGGAATACACCCCATTGGGGAAAAAAAGCCTAGCTAGAGAACAAACCTCGTGGTGTTGTCAAAATCAAAGTAGGCAGAATTAGGCATGCCGCTCTTTTTGTACTGAGGACAGAAGAACAAGCGCCTTGTGTGACCTGGGGGCACTGTGTGAACACGAGTTTGAAAAAATTGCGTGGAGAACGTGTGGCTTTGGGTGTGGTTGTGTCTTCGCAAGAAATCTCACGTTTTGGGGTGAACTAATTATGTCCTGTATGACCAATACAGCTGATTCAGAATACGAGCTCATCGCTCTGCCAATTGAATGCGGCTTGTCGCAAGGTCGTCTCATTTCAGCTTGGTATTTCAAATAAATCTTGATGGAAAGACTGCCAAAAGGTGACAAAATATTGAAGTGATGCTAATATTTTAAATAATAAAGCATTGCTTAATACTGCCTTTAACAATGTGTTTTTTAACAGCCGTATGATGTAGATTAGTCGAAGGCAGTTCGTGGGAAAAGTTCTTTTTCAGCGCAAAATCCCGAACGTCACAGAAGGATCGGACGCGTGTATGCATGTTTATAAGTGGATGTGCGCAGGAGTGTAGGTTTATATATTTCTATGTTCCTTCGGTgactttatgttttgttttattttgttttttgcgtTGAAAACTAACTTCTTTTTAGATGTTACCGTAATAGTAAACAAAATGTAAAACAAATGTCTTGTAAACGGTGCTTTGCCACATAAACGAAGTGCGTTCCGCAGAGCCAACCTTTGTTTCATGGTGGCAACTCGTAGACAGCGACGAGATGAGCCAGCTAAACCTGATATCATTGCTCTAACCTGCATGGAAGTTGTGATATTTAAACTTTCTCTCTACCCCTATTTAACAAAGTTCTGCAATGATTCCATTTGCCTTTGTAAAAAGCGTGTAGAATTAAATCTGTGCCCATGTCAACTCGACTCTTTTTACGTTAGAGGTCTACGTATATCTATTTCTGTACTCACTCGAGTAGCTTGCTAAGCTAGTTAACTTTTTTACGCAACAGCAAGAGAAAGAACGGCGGGCAAATCAGTGCCACGTCGTCTCTTTCTCCCATCACGGGTGGTATATTCAAGGCGAGGATCTACCGGAGGGCTTGCCCTTCTACTAAGGCAGATCTTTTCATCCTTAAGTTAACTGCCCTCCCTGCCAGAGCATCTCAGGCCAACGATAGTACTACACTACATTTGTCTTCACGTGTCATGTCATGAGTGCCAAGGTCTCAAATTAAGAGCGCCCTCATGGACTGTCAAGTGCCCTTAAAAGTCCTAGAGCTCTAAACGTCATGACGACACCTTCTACAGAGATAATGCACACATTT contains:
- the LOC144097030 gene encoding uncharacterized protein LOC144097030; translated protein: MGVRPCDISRQLLVSHGCVSKILTRFYETGSIKPGSIGGSKPKVSNPQVMRRMLRYKNDTGPGWDVRQLLPHHQQQQPHQQHHQPQSQHAQPKHPLGAGVDHGLASPPSASRVLRCAAECSALASPTVDVTGGLSEPLPLAVGPYYPSPYLALQHVTTCLPPLSQQPHPPHPQARQAHQQQQQQNALQNGLGQMALPSTSSAMFAASAASRPSTSHNSGGLLFQRKSRNRPESNEVDSEDDGEDQDSSDEQATSRRRPSASSKGVTSYSIEEILKKPGDATTGRSKTSARRTPWNADDVNASGTSTHHPKGLAKQEQESSLEAEVTSSSADAECNGLPHVASQQHLAEQTTTAAAAAAAAAAAVAAFQPQAAALALWAGAAAGPGGVGFASFPFTRFAPMMAPFPCSYFSQMAAIYPHAQQPSSSSSPAVESSAIALESNVVADSATSPSPAAESPPSSVHPKPSTLALSP